The sequence below is a genomic window from Thermodesulfobium sp. 4217-1.
CATTGGAAAATTTGTTTTTGGCAGCTTTAAAGTTTTTTTGTATTCGACCATAATACAACTCCTTTTTTATTTATATCAAAACTTAATATGTCCAAATCTATATAATTAATCCAACAAAGTTAGAATTTCTTCTGGCTTATACACGCCTGTTTCGGTTATGATTGCCTTTATGAGCTTTGCAGGAGTAATATCAAAAGCATAGTTCAATCCAATCGTATCAGCCTTGTTTGTAAAAGAGTCCATAAATCTGACTACTTCTTTTCCATCTCTCTCTTCAATAGGAATTTCTTCACCAGTGGCGATAGAAAAGTCAATTGTGCTCACAGGTGCAGCCACATAAAATGGAACATCATAAAATTTAGCTGCCAATGCATGCATAAAAGTTCCAATCTTATTTGCTGTATCACCATTTGCCGCAATTCTATCAGCACCGACTATGACAGCATCTACCATAGAATTTCTCATTAATATACCCGAAGATCCATCTACGATTAGCTTGTAAGGAATAGCATCTCTATCCAATTCGAAAACGGTAAGTCTGGCTCCCTGCAGAAGAGGTCTGGTCTCAGAAACATAAACTAAATTTAGTTTTCTCATTTGAAACATCTTCCTTATGACCCCCAGAGCAGTTCCTACTCCTGGAGCGGCCAACGAGCCAGTGTTACAATGAGTTAAAATATTTCCCTCTGGCAAGACATTGGCGCCATTTGCAGCAATTTTATCGTTTATTTCAATTTCTTGAAGATACAGTGAATAAGCAAAATCAAATATTTCATTTATATTTAAGCTATTAACTGCAAATTCAAGAATCTTATCCACTCCCCATGAGAGGTTAATGGCAGTTGGACGACAATTTTTAATCTTATCAGCTTCACTTTTCAGTGAGCTATTATCAGTTAAAAGCGTGTTATCGTTATAAATAGATAGATATAAAGCAAAAGCCCCACAAATACCTATAGATGGTGCTCCTCTGACTCTAAGATTTTGAATAGCCTCAATTATCATATCTGAGTTAGATAATTCAAGCCAATCTTCCTCAAAGGGCAATTTTGTCTGATCGAGCAACAATAAACAATCTTTTTTAAATTTAAATGGTTCAAATATATGCCTATGCATAACACTAACTCCTTAAATTAACTATTAATTTTAGAACATTTGTTTAAAAACCACGCCATCTTTGCGCTTTCTTCCAAGAGTTCAGATAAATAATAACATTCTTTCAAAGTTTTACCAACTACAATTGTCCCATGATTTTCAAGTATTCCAGCACAAATACCATTTGACAAATATTCAACTACTTTTTTGCCCAATTCTGAGCTTCCCGGTTGAGCAAATGGTATCAAAGGTATTTCTTTTAGATATATTTTTGCTTCTTCAGAAAGAACAGGAATGCTACTTTTCGTAAATGCAAATAAAGTAGCATAAAATGAGTGTGTGTGAAAAATCGATTTTACAAAGGGCAATTTTCTATAGATTTCAAGGTGCATTGGAAATTCAGATGATGGCTTAAAATTATTTCTAGTAGTGCCATCAATATCTATTATGCTAATTTTCCATGGCAAAACATCAAAAAAAGAGTAACCAGAAGGCTTTATATATATCTTGTTATCCTTAAAAAGGCTAATGTTGCCGCCCTTT
It includes:
- a CDS encoding class II aldolase/adducin family protein produces the protein MRPRFEIALWSQISYLRGLAKAKGGNISLFKDNKIYIKPSGYSFFDVLPWKISIIDIDGTTRNNFKPSSEFPMHLEIYRKLPFVKSIFHTHSFYATLFAFTKSSIPVLSEEAKIYLKEIPLIPFAQPGSSELGKKVVEYLSNGICAGILENHGTIVVGKTLKECYYLSELLEESAKMAWFLNKCSKINS
- the mtnA gene encoding S-methyl-5-thioribose-1-phosphate isomerase; the protein is MHRHIFEPFKFKKDCLLLLDQTKLPFEEDWLELSNSDMIIEAIQNLRVRGAPSIGICGAFALYLSIYNDNTLLTDNSSLKSEADKIKNCRPTAINLSWGVDKILEFAVNSLNINEIFDFAYSLYLQEIEINDKIAANGANVLPEGNILTHCNTGSLAAPGVGTALGVIRKMFQMRKLNLVYVSETRPLLQGARLTVFELDRDAIPYKLIVDGSSGILMRNSMVDAVIVGADRIAANGDTANKIGTFMHALAAKFYDVPFYVAAPVSTIDFSIATGEEIPIEERDGKEVVRFMDSFTNKADTIGLNYAFDITPAKLIKAIITETGVYKPEEILTLLD